In the Streptomyces fradiae ATCC 10745 = DSM 40063 genome, one interval contains:
- a CDS encoding L-tyrosine/L-tryptophan isonitrile synthase family protein: MSGSPADDILRLVFSFRRLAHGPADGDCAAGTCEECYALHRPKVERFIEQGVPLHFVIPAFPAKSPNPQKVLGTLPDMAERISLEFLQELCDYTRHYYEPGARITICSDGHVFSDLVGVPDETVRAYGTELEAVLAAIGADAINTYGLEDAFPGFPYEEQRSMLTSHYAVPVEEVRARTLADPGARDIFGGIHRFLFEDRMALSTGRSRNSVREETKSLAYQVIQRSDAWSHLVEDFFPEALRLSIHPQVSHSPKIGIHMMRTRDNWLTPWHGVALDDGEGIRLVKRHEAERMGATLVMRGGRVSHYIAPNVSASVKPLIEEVAS; encoded by the coding sequence ATGTCCGGTTCACCCGCGGACGACATTCTCCGACTGGTCTTCTCGTTCCGCCGCCTCGCACACGGCCCGGCCGACGGCGACTGCGCCGCCGGGACGTGCGAGGAGTGCTACGCGCTGCACCGGCCGAAGGTGGAGCGCTTCATCGAGCAGGGCGTTCCCCTCCACTTCGTGATCCCGGCGTTCCCCGCCAAGTCGCCCAACCCGCAGAAGGTGCTGGGGACGCTCCCCGACATGGCGGAGCGGATCTCGCTGGAGTTCCTCCAGGAGCTGTGCGACTACACCCGCCACTACTACGAGCCGGGCGCCCGCATCACCATCTGCTCGGACGGCCACGTCTTCAGCGACCTGGTGGGCGTGCCCGACGAGACGGTCCGCGCCTACGGCACCGAGCTGGAGGCGGTGCTGGCGGCGATCGGCGCCGACGCGATCAACACGTACGGGCTGGAGGACGCGTTCCCCGGCTTCCCGTACGAGGAGCAGCGGTCCATGCTCACCAGCCACTACGCCGTCCCCGTCGAGGAGGTGCGCGCCCGGACCCTGGCGGATCCGGGGGCGCGCGACATCTTCGGCGGGATCCACCGGTTCCTCTTCGAGGACCGGATGGCGCTGAGCACCGGCCGCAGCCGCAACAGCGTCCGCGAGGAGACCAAGTCCCTGGCGTACCAGGTGATCCAGCGGAGCGACGCGTGGAGCCACCTGGTCGAGGACTTCTTCCCGGAGGCGCTGCGGCTCTCCATCCACCCGCAGGTCAGCCACTCCCCCAAGATCGGCATCCACATGATGCGGACCAGGGACAACTGGCTGACGCCCTGGCACGGGGTGGCCCTGGACGACGGGGAGGGCATCCGCCTCGTCAAGCGCCACGAGGCCGAGCGCATGGGCGCCACGCTCGTCATGCGCGGGGGCCGGGTCAGCCACTACATCGCCCCGAACGTCTCCGCGTCCGTCAAGCCGCTGATCGAGGAGGTCGCGTCATGA
- a CDS encoding TauD/TfdA dioxygenase family protein: MTEYTAEYTVTAMKPFGAVVEARREETDLGALDVAAVRALVAEHRVVVLRRFRAFADKDDLVAYARRWGSILSWNFGEVLDLEVHADPKDYVFTPGPVPYHWDGAFAEKTPTHQVFQCVKAPARGTGGRTTFCDTAKVLDGLPAATRAVWERLGITYRKEKTAHYGGHITAPLVQRHPHTGAPVVRYAEPLAPEDFLSPLFLDVEGLPEGTAPEDFFAEIRERLYDADVMYEHAWEDGDYVITDNHALLHGRTAFTQGSPRHLRRVHVL; this comes from the coding sequence ATGACCGAGTACACGGCCGAGTACACCGTCACCGCGATGAAGCCCTTCGGCGCCGTGGTCGAGGCCCGGCGGGAGGAGACCGACCTCGGCGCGCTCGACGTCGCCGCGGTCCGCGCGCTGGTCGCCGAGCACCGCGTCGTCGTCCTGCGCCGCTTCCGCGCCTTCGCCGACAAGGACGACCTGGTCGCCTACGCGCGCCGCTGGGGCTCCATCCTGTCCTGGAACTTCGGCGAGGTCCTGGACCTGGAGGTGCACGCCGACCCCAAGGACTACGTCTTCACGCCGGGCCCGGTGCCGTACCACTGGGACGGGGCGTTCGCCGAGAAGACCCCCACCCACCAGGTCTTCCAGTGCGTGAAGGCGCCCGCGCGCGGCACCGGCGGGCGGACCACCTTCTGCGACACGGCCAAGGTCCTGGACGGGCTGCCGGCGGCGACGCGCGCCGTCTGGGAGCGGCTGGGCATCACGTACCGCAAGGAGAAGACGGCGCACTACGGGGGCCACATCACCGCGCCGCTCGTGCAGCGCCACCCGCACACCGGGGCGCCCGTCGTCCGGTACGCGGAGCCGCTGGCCCCCGAGGACTTCCTCAGCCCGCTCTTCCTCGACGTGGAGGGCCTGCCCGAGGGCACCGCACCGGAGGACTTCTTCGCCGAGATCCGCGAGCGGCTGTACGACGCGGACGTGATGTACGAGCACGCGTGGGAGGACGGCGACTACGTCATCACCGACAACCACGCGCTGCTGCACGGCCGTACCGCCTTCACGCAGGGCTCACCGCGCCACCTGCGGCGCGTGCACGTCCTGTGA
- a CDS encoding NAD(P)/FAD-dependent oxidoreductase: protein MRPYYDVVIMGGGPGGSSLAALLMKQGGLSVAVFEKEEFPREHIGESFAHPLIPVLEETGVLDKVMASDCWVKKFGGIFQWRGRDPHVAFFDHANTVRDGAHRWAIHVNRSEFDKILLDHAAELGAEVFEGTSVAACTPLPDGSGREVVLKDGRTVRAGFFVDASGRRNSIVTGKRREWLSGYRNIAIWQHYLGGRPAQTLEGDWNVFREGDMSPIGCFAFRDGWCWYIPVPKVLDGKRVTTHSIGIVTDPNILKQPGTDFTDPEVFLRTVKEVPKLRELIGDVTPIDDKMLTATNYSMINDLFADYDGRWILLGDASYFVDPLFSSGVAFATNQARAAAALIRETRRGEHTEDEVRGLWRDYDTEWHGMAASFALSIDQWYHAIGKDNPESVYWNSRGTDGLSAPDHEATFHALLNTAFTPDLLQVLTRGEGLAALDVDGPFMTAYAEANDLRLDADTKVALKEGVTASRGPALDIPGFKAAIPPDPDLMPAAEQKAVAAYWADPVRNGDLVESPLARTLPAHRFRFADDPEGAQVRGLDERDGAAALWERLRGGPVLWRDLVAGLDEGAQRLLKRLLHAGMLDLGAHA, encoded by the coding sequence ATGCGACCGTACTACGACGTGGTGATCATGGGAGGCGGCCCCGGCGGGTCGTCGCTCGCCGCGCTGCTCATGAAGCAGGGCGGCCTCAGCGTCGCCGTGTTCGAGAAGGAGGAGTTCCCCAGGGAGCACATCGGGGAGTCCTTCGCCCACCCACTCATACCCGTCCTCGAGGAGACGGGCGTCCTCGACAAGGTCATGGCCAGCGACTGCTGGGTGAAGAAGTTCGGCGGCATCTTCCAGTGGCGCGGCCGGGACCCGCACGTGGCCTTCTTCGACCACGCCAACACCGTCCGCGACGGCGCCCACCGCTGGGCGATCCACGTCAACCGGTCCGAGTTCGACAAGATCCTGCTGGACCACGCCGCCGAGCTGGGCGCCGAGGTCTTCGAGGGCACGTCCGTCGCGGCGTGCACGCCCCTGCCCGACGGGTCGGGCCGGGAGGTCGTCCTCAAGGACGGCCGCACCGTGCGCGCCGGGTTCTTCGTGGACGCCTCCGGCCGCCGCAACAGCATCGTCACCGGCAAGCGGCGCGAGTGGCTGTCCGGCTACCGGAACATCGCCATCTGGCAGCACTACCTCGGCGGCAGGCCGGCGCAGACGCTGGAGGGCGACTGGAACGTCTTCCGCGAGGGGGACATGTCCCCGATCGGCTGCTTCGCCTTCCGCGACGGCTGGTGCTGGTACATCCCCGTCCCGAAGGTCCTCGACGGGAAGCGGGTCACCACCCACTCCATCGGCATCGTCACCGACCCGAACATCCTCAAGCAGCCGGGCACCGACTTCACCGACCCCGAGGTCTTCCTCCGCACGGTCAAGGAGGTGCCGAAGCTGCGGGAGCTGATCGGGGACGTCACCCCGATCGACGACAAGATGCTCACCGCCACCAACTACTCGATGATCAACGACCTGTTCGCGGACTACGACGGGCGCTGGATCCTGCTGGGCGACGCCTCCTACTTCGTCGACCCGCTCTTCTCCTCCGGGGTCGCCTTCGCCACCAACCAGGCCCGCGCCGCCGCCGCCCTGATCCGCGAGACGCGCCGCGGCGAGCACACCGAGGACGAGGTGCGCGGCCTGTGGCGGGACTACGACACGGAGTGGCACGGCATGGCCGCCTCGTTCGCGCTCTCCATCGACCAGTGGTACCACGCCATCGGCAAGGACAACCCGGAGAGCGTGTACTGGAACAGCCGCGGCACCGACGGCCTGTCCGCCCCCGACCACGAGGCGACCTTCCACGCGCTGCTGAACACGGCGTTCACCCCGGACCTGCTCCAGGTGCTGACCCGCGGCGAGGGCCTGGCCGCGCTCGACGTGGACGGCCCGTTCATGACCGCGTACGCCGAGGCCAACGACCTGCGGCTGGACGCCGACACGAAGGTCGCGCTCAAGGAGGGCGTCACCGCCTCGCGGGGCCCGGCCCTGGACATCCCCGGCTTCAAGGCGGCCATCCCGCCGGACCCGGACCTCATGCCGGCGGCGGAGCAGAAGGCCGTCGCCGCCTACTGGGCCGACCCGGTGCGCAACGGCGACCTGGTCGAGTCGCCGCTCGCCCGGACGCTGCCGGCGCACCGGTTCCGCTTCGCCGACGACCCCGAGGGCGCGCAGGTGCGGGGCCTGGACGAGCGGGACGGCGCCGCCGCCCTGTGGGAGCGGCTGCGCGGCGGGCCCGTGCTGTGGCGCGACCTCGTGGCCGGCCTCGACGAGGGCGCGCAGCGGCTGCTGAAGCGGCTGCTGCACGCCGGGATGCTCGATTTGGGCGCCCACGCCTGA
- a CDS encoding FAD-binding oxidoreductase — protein sequence MGQHSGEGESRENERGEGGTRHGESGEGERTAGERTAAERTAAERRAVARWRDIAGADAVADDEAALAAVSRNTSAFRPRRVVAVLRPSDAAQVAAIVRVAREEKVPLHPYSTGFNWGLGSRLPVRDGCALLDLSRMDRVREVDPAGRYAIVEPGVTQLQLADHLAAHHPDLVANVTGSSPHSSVVGNLLERGTGFRRHRAEEVRGLEVVLGTGQPMRTGLWAGEGSRQLHHYPYGVGPRLDGLFVQSGLGVVTAAVVDLLPRQECLRLLVFTLSEAALPGVVDAVRELFLRGTLRSIVHVFNDKRVLAMAGGGRVPTWTGAVAVDGTAEQVALAVADARRTLTAAGASPRVLAEADAAAPGADPVVTALWDVHTGRPTTAFLHGLYQSVPGKETPADPDVLDGTSVGYLACMPVAAVDGRTVAELVALVEKTCAEHGMVPAIAVNPTGPDYLESVVNLYFDRDDPAQEEAARACNTALHRRLYEDGFRFYRVGVETMEALTGWDTAPWETIGLLKAALDPDGILSPGRYAPL from the coding sequence ATGGGCCAGCACAGCGGGGAAGGCGAGAGCAGGGAGAACGAGAGGGGGGAGGGCGGAACCAGGCACGGCGAGAGCGGGGAAGGCGAGCGGACAGCGGGCGAGAGAACAGCGGCCGAGCGGACAGCGGCCGAGAGGCGGGCGGTCGCGCGGTGGCGGGACATCGCCGGGGCCGACGCCGTCGCCGACGACGAGGCCGCCCTGGCCGCCGTCTCGCGCAACACCTCGGCGTTCCGGCCGCGGCGGGTGGTCGCCGTCCTGCGGCCCTCCGACGCCGCGCAGGTGGCCGCGATCGTACGGGTCGCCCGCGAGGAGAAGGTGCCCCTCCACCCCTACAGCACCGGCTTCAACTGGGGCCTCGGCTCGCGCCTCCCCGTGCGGGACGGCTGCGCCCTGCTCGACCTGTCCCGCATGGACCGCGTACGGGAGGTCGACCCGGCCGGCCGGTACGCGATCGTGGAGCCGGGCGTCACCCAGCTCCAGCTCGCCGACCACCTGGCCGCCCACCACCCGGACCTGGTCGCCAACGTCACCGGTTCCTCGCCGCACTCCTCCGTGGTCGGCAACCTCCTGGAGCGCGGCACGGGCTTCCGCCGCCACCGCGCCGAGGAGGTGCGCGGCCTGGAGGTCGTCCTCGGCACCGGGCAGCCGATGCGCACCGGGCTGTGGGCGGGCGAGGGGAGCCGGCAGCTCCACCACTACCCGTACGGCGTCGGCCCGCGCCTCGACGGGCTGTTCGTCCAGTCGGGGCTGGGCGTCGTCACCGCCGCCGTGGTGGACCTGCTGCCCCGCCAGGAGTGCCTGCGGCTGCTGGTGTTCACGCTCTCCGAGGCGGCGCTGCCCGGTGTGGTGGACGCCGTGCGCGAGCTGTTCCTGCGCGGCACGCTCCGGTCGATCGTGCATGTCTTCAACGACAAGCGGGTCCTCGCCATGGCGGGCGGCGGGCGGGTGCCGACGTGGACCGGCGCCGTCGCCGTGGACGGCACCGCCGAGCAGGTGGCCCTCGCCGTGGCAGACGCGCGGCGGACCCTGACCGCGGCGGGCGCCTCGCCGCGCGTGCTCGCCGAGGCGGACGCCGCCGCGCCCGGCGCCGACCCGGTGGTCACCGCCCTGTGGGACGTGCACACGGGGCGGCCCACCACGGCGTTCCTGCACGGCCTGTACCAGTCGGTGCCCGGCAAGGAGACGCCCGCTGACCCGGACGTCCTCGACGGCACCTCCGTCGGCTACCTGGCGTGCATGCCGGTCGCCGCCGTCGACGGGCGGACCGTCGCGGAGCTGGTGGCGCTCGTGGAGAAGACCTGCGCGGAGCACGGCATGGTCCCGGCCATCGCCGTGAACCCGACGGGGCCCGACTACTTGGAGTCCGTCGTCAACCTGTACTTCGACCGCGACGACCCCGCGCAGGAGGAGGCCGCCCGCGCCTGCAACACGGCGCTGCACCGGAGGCTGTACGAGGACGGCTTCCGGTTCTACCGCGTCGGCGTGGAGACCATGGAGGCCCTGACGGGGTGGGACACCGCCCCGTGGGAGACGATCGGCCTGCTGAAGGCCGCCCTGGACCCGGACGGCATCCTCTCCCCCGGCCGGTACGCCCCGCTCTGA
- a CDS encoding MFS transporter: MPHDDAQGAAPGRGTPPGPEKPPAPENPLTGGRSPWILVAIAGALAFTAMLDMNVVNIALATISTDLDVSPSMAQWAVLGYQLAVVSMLLPAGRWLDAGRGPGGPGGSAGGGGGGVGLRPALLLAVSGFSVCGMLAALAPWMAWLAVARVAQGVFGALLFVLMPVLVMRAVPASMRGRAMSVPATLGPLGAVTGPAVGGVLLDAFGWRAVLLVKLPVCLVALVVVARVLPRHGGLTPPGRQPLTDAALVGGAVAALLLGLTLAPGVPAWLLLCLAAVPPLVWWTRRPAARPVVDVVRASGVAGVYGAVFALAAGFAAMHYVVALRLQSGGGLSATATGLTVLAFPLAMGLMGPLGGRLADRVGPRPTAVAGACVTAVGLTLLALTGDHWTQADIAWRLALAGAGMGLYGGPTQTLVMTAAPPRATGIAGSLVQLSRSLGFAMGPALAGAAWGLAGGADGARYGLVISAVAAWLCVLLLAARRGGRGGAPGARSGRPEPEAAPAATAPAGGPEPGAAPEPGPEPKPEPAAR, from the coding sequence ATGCCGCACGACGACGCACAGGGCGCAGCACCCGGCCGGGGGACCCCGCCCGGCCCGGAGAAGCCGCCCGCCCCGGAGAACCCGCTGACCGGCGGGCGCAGTCCGTGGATCCTCGTCGCCATCGCGGGCGCGCTGGCGTTCACGGCGATGCTCGACATGAACGTCGTGAACATCGCGCTGGCCACGATATCCACCGACCTCGACGTCTCCCCGTCGATGGCGCAGTGGGCCGTGCTCGGCTACCAGCTCGCCGTCGTGTCGATGCTGCTGCCCGCCGGCCGCTGGCTGGACGCCGGGCGGGGCCCCGGCGGGCCGGGCGGCTCGGCCGGGGGAGGCGGCGGCGGTGTCGGGCTGCGGCCCGCGCTGCTGCTGGCCGTGTCCGGCTTCTCCGTGTGCGGGATGCTCGCCGCGCTCGCCCCGTGGATGGCGTGGCTGGCCGTCGCCCGTGTCGCCCAGGGCGTCTTCGGCGCCCTGCTGTTCGTCCTGATGCCCGTGCTGGTGATGCGGGCCGTGCCGGCGTCGATGCGGGGCCGGGCGATGAGCGTGCCCGCCACGCTCGGCCCGCTGGGCGCCGTGACCGGGCCGGCCGTCGGCGGTGTCCTGCTGGACGCCTTCGGCTGGCGGGCCGTGCTCCTGGTGAAGCTGCCCGTCTGCCTGGTCGCCCTCGTCGTCGTGGCCCGCGTCCTGCCCCGGCACGGCGGGCTCACCCCGCCCGGCCGGCAGCCCCTCACCGACGCGGCGCTCGTCGGCGGGGCCGTCGCCGCGCTGCTCCTCGGCCTGACGCTGGCGCCCGGCGTGCCGGCCTGGCTGCTGCTGTGCCTCGCCGCCGTACCGCCCCTGGTGTGGTGGACGCGGCGCCCCGCCGCGCGGCCCGTCGTCGACGTGGTCCGCGCCTCGGGCGTCGCCGGGGTGTACGGGGCGGTGTTCGCGCTCGCCGCCGGGTTCGCGGCCATGCACTACGTGGTCGCGCTGCGCCTGCAGAGCGGCGGCGGGCTGTCGGCGACCGCGACCGGGCTGACCGTGCTGGCGTTCCCCCTCGCCATGGGGCTGATGGGACCGCTCGGCGGGCGCCTCGCCGACCGGGTCGGCCCCCGGCCCACGGCCGTCGCGGGCGCCTGTGTCACCGCGGTCGGCCTCACCCTGCTCGCGCTGACCGGCGACCACTGGACGCAGGCCGACATCGCCTGGCGGCTCGCCCTCGCCGGGGCGGGCATGGGGCTGTACGGCGGGCCGACGCAGACCCTCGTCATGACCGCCGCGCCGCCGCGCGCCACGGGCATCGCCGGGTCGCTGGTGCAGCTCTCCCGCAGCCTGGGTTTCGCGATGGGCCCGGCGCTGGCCGGCGCCGCGTGGGGCCTGGCGGGCGGGGCGGACGGCGCCCGGTACGGCCTGGTGATCTCCGCGGTGGCCGCGTGGCTGTGCGTGCTGCTGCTCGCCGCCCGGCGCGGTGGCCGCGGCGGTGCGCCGGGCGCCCGCTCCGGGCGCCCGGAACCGGAGGCCGCCCCGGCGGCGACCGCCCCCGCCGGGGGCCCGGAGCCCGGCGCGGCACCGGAGCCCGGCCCCGAGCCGAAGCCGGAGCCGGCCGCCCGCTGA
- a CDS encoding heavy metal translocating P-type ATPase, producing the protein MTAPGPVAAATVTTDLLIGGMTCGACVARVEKGLAKLDGVVASVNLATHTARVTHPASYTVPDLVAAVERSGFTAEPPAPPKTREEPEAARQERRDEEEAAEVAAQRQRMWITVALAVPVLALSMVPALQFSNWQWLCFALTAPVVFWSTWPCHVKAVRGLRHAASTMDTLVSLGTIAAFAWSTYALFLGGAGVPGMVMPFSLLPSPSADVAHIYLEAAVAVPMFVLTGRYLEARAKRGTGAALRSLAKLAAKDVAVRCEKSGRERRVPIEELRVGQVFVTRPGEKVATDGVVVEGSSALDLSLVTGESEPVEVGPGSPAVGAAVNAGGMLLVRATAVGEDTQLARITRLVTDALAGKARAQRVADQVAGVFVPVVLALAVTVLGFWLGAGADPQVAVTVAVSVLVVACPCALGLATPTALLAATGRGAQLGILVSGPRALETLRNVDTVVLDKTGTLTTGKLKVTGVTPLGGAHRDDERREVLRLAAAVEQGSDHPLGRAVTAYGRRTLGEDALPGVAGFVSTTGVGVAGRVEGHRVEVCAPGDAELPGPLAEALAAAEEAAHTPVLVKVDGAARAVIALGDTLRPGAYRAVERMRRLGLRPVLATGDRDATARAVAAELGIPEADVHARCTPEGKAELVAALKADGRRVAVVGDGVNDTVALAGADLGVAMGGGTDAAIGAADVTLVREDVEAVADAVLLARRTLGTIRMNLVWAFGYNAVTIPLAATGWLNPMVASAAMSVSSVIVVTNSLRLRGWQPGRPARPARPAGAARPARRASASEARV; encoded by the coding sequence ATGACCGCCCCCGGACCCGTGGCCGCCGCCACGGTCACCACCGACCTGCTCATCGGCGGCATGACCTGCGGGGCGTGCGTCGCCCGCGTGGAGAAGGGACTCGCGAAGCTGGACGGCGTGGTCGCGTCGGTCAACCTCGCCACGCACACCGCGCGCGTCACCCACCCGGCGTCGTACACCGTCCCCGACCTGGTCGCCGCGGTCGAGCGGTCCGGCTTCACCGCCGAGCCGCCCGCCCCGCCGAAGACCCGGGAGGAGCCGGAGGCCGCCCGGCAAGAGCGCCGCGACGAGGAGGAGGCCGCCGAGGTCGCCGCCCAGCGGCAGCGCATGTGGATCACCGTCGCCCTCGCGGTGCCGGTCCTGGCGCTGTCCATGGTCCCGGCGCTCCAGTTCAGCAACTGGCAGTGGCTCTGCTTCGCGCTCACCGCGCCCGTCGTCTTCTGGAGCACCTGGCCCTGCCACGTGAAGGCGGTGCGCGGGCTGAGGCACGCCGCGTCGACCATGGACACGCTGGTGTCGCTGGGCACGATCGCGGCGTTCGCCTGGTCGACGTACGCCCTCTTCCTCGGCGGAGCGGGCGTGCCCGGCATGGTGATGCCCTTCAGCCTGCTGCCGTCCCCGTCGGCGGACGTGGCGCACATCTACCTCGAAGCCGCCGTCGCCGTGCCGATGTTCGTGCTGACCGGGCGGTACCTGGAGGCGCGCGCCAAGCGCGGCACGGGCGCCGCGCTGCGGTCGCTGGCGAAGCTGGCCGCGAAGGACGTGGCCGTGCGGTGCGAGAAGTCCGGGCGCGAGCGGCGCGTCCCCATCGAGGAGCTGCGGGTCGGCCAGGTCTTCGTCACCCGGCCCGGCGAGAAGGTCGCCACGGACGGCGTCGTCGTCGAGGGCAGCTCGGCGCTGGACCTGTCGCTGGTCACCGGTGAGAGCGAGCCCGTGGAGGTCGGCCCCGGCTCCCCCGCCGTCGGCGCCGCCGTCAACGCGGGCGGGATGCTGCTCGTGCGGGCGACGGCCGTCGGCGAGGACACGCAGCTCGCCCGGATCACCCGGCTCGTCACCGACGCCCTCGCGGGCAAGGCGCGGGCGCAGCGCGTCGCGGACCAGGTCGCCGGGGTGTTCGTGCCCGTCGTCCTGGCGCTGGCGGTGACCGTGCTCGGCTTCTGGCTGGGCGCCGGGGCGGACCCGCAGGTCGCGGTGACGGTCGCCGTCTCCGTCCTGGTCGTCGCCTGCCCGTGCGCGCTGGGCCTCGCCACGCCGACCGCCCTGCTGGCCGCGACCGGGCGGGGCGCGCAGCTCGGCATCCTCGTCAGCGGGCCGCGCGCCCTGGAGACGCTGCGCAACGTCGACACGGTCGTCCTCGACAAGACCGGCACGCTCACCACCGGCAAGCTGAAGGTCACCGGGGTCACCCCGCTGGGCGGGGCGCACCGCGACGACGAGCGGCGCGAGGTGCTGCGGCTGGCCGCCGCCGTCGAGCAGGGCTCCGACCACCCGCTGGGCCGGGCCGTCACGGCCTACGGGCGCCGCACGCTGGGCGAGGACGCCCTGCCGGGGGTCGCCGGCTTCGTCTCCACGACCGGGGTCGGCGTGGCCGGGCGGGTCGAGGGGCACCGCGTCGAGGTGTGCGCGCCGGGCGACGCGGAGCTGCCCGGACCCCTGGCCGAGGCGCTGGCCGCCGCCGAGGAGGCCGCGCACACGCCGGTCCTGGTCAAGGTGGACGGCGCCGCGCGGGCCGTGATCGCGCTCGGCGACACGCTGCGGCCGGGCGCCTACCGGGCCGTGGAGCGGATGCGCCGCCTGGGCCTGCGGCCCGTGCTGGCCACCGGGGACCGGGACGCCACGGCGCGGGCCGTCGCGGCGGAGCTGGGCATCCCGGAGGCGGACGTGCACGCCCGGTGCACCCCGGAGGGCAAGGCGGAGCTGGTCGCCGCGCTGAAGGCGGACGGCCGCCGGGTCGCCGTCGTCGGCGACGGCGTCAACGACACGGTCGCCCTGGCCGGGGCGGACCTGGGCGTCGCCATGGGCGGCGGTACGGACGCGGCGATCGGCGCCGCCGACGTGACGCTGGTCCGGGAGGACGTCGAGGCCGTCGCGGACGCCGTGCTGCTGGCCCGGCGCACGCTCGGCACGATCCGCATGAACCTCGTCTGGGCGTTCGGGTACAACGCCGTCACCATCCCGCTGGCGGCGACCGGCTGGCTCAACCCGATGGTGGCGTCCGCCGCCATGTCGGTCAGCTCGGTCATCGTCGTCACCAACAGCCTGCGGCTGCGCGGCTGGCAGCCCGGCCGCCCCGCGCGGCCGGCGCGCCCGGCCGGGGCGGCCCGGCCCGCACGCCGCGCGTCGGCATCGGAGGCCCGCGTATGA